One Longimicrobiales bacterium DNA window includes the following coding sequences:
- a CDS encoding HD domain-containing protein: protein MPTRDEAVSLLEEWVENKGLRKHMYAVEAAVRHYAGLRGADPDVWGLAGLLHDLDWEKYPENHPITAVDHLRAAGYPDEVLQAILAHRASFTGVEPTSELDKVLMACDELSGLVYACCLVRPNGIDDLKPKSVVKKLKDKTFAAGVSREEVHHGMELIGLERNEHVQNIIDALRGAGEQLGIRAEDRS, encoded by the coding sequence ATGCCAACGAGAGACGAAGCAGTCAGCCTGCTGGAAGAGTGGGTCGAAAATAAAGGGCTCCGGAAACACATGTACGCCGTCGAGGCGGCGGTACGGCACTACGCCGGACTCCGTGGTGCCGACCCGGACGTGTGGGGCCTTGCCGGACTTTTGCACGATCTCGATTGGGAGAAGTATCCGGAGAACCATCCCATCACTGCGGTAGATCACCTCCGTGCGGCGGGATACCCGGACGAAGTGCTCCAGGCGATTCTCGCTCACCGGGCGAGCTTCACCGGAGTGGAGCCGACGAGTGAGCTCGACAAGGTACTCATGGCGTGCGATGAACTCTCGGGCCTCGTGTATGCCTGCTGTCTGGTGCGCCCCAACGGGATTGACGACCTCAAGCCCAAGTCCGTGGTGAAGAAATTGAAAGACAAGACCTTCGCGGCGGGTGTGAGCCGCGAGGAAGTTCATCACGGAATGGAACTCATAGGACTCGAGCGGAACGAGCATGTGCAGAACATCATCGATGCTTTGCGAGGCGCTGGTGAGCAGCTCGGAATTCGAGCGGAGGACCGATCCTAG
- a CDS encoding sodium-dependent transporter, with product MTSKSEVFSSRWGMLLAMLGMAVGTGNIWRFPRIAASNGGGSFLVAWVVFLLAWSVPLLILEFAMGKGTRQGAIGAFVETLGPKFAWMGAWVAFVATAIMFYYSVVMGWTIRFFVGTLTGDVPGATPSAFWDGFHSTPGALLTHVVAMALGVFVVSRGVRGIETAAKVLIPSLIFLVFVLTIRAVTLPGAGAGLAFLFTPDWAALGNYEIWVQALTQNAWDTGAGWGLVLTYAVYMRANEDTALNAFVIGFGNNAMSLLAGIMVLCTVFSVMPDAANEIVGAGNEGLTFIWVPQLFAQIPGGRFFQALFFLALVFAAWTSLVAMIELASRVLMDLGLTRGRAISIVGISGVLFGIPSALKIEIFQNQDWVWGVALMVAGFFFAFAVLRYGVTKWRETFINHEGSDIHIGAWWDWAMRLVAVEAVVLAGWWLWGARTDDFNETWTLFSAYNVGSVLIQFAIVIVILLLANNWLAAKVMENGVDQTE from the coding sequence GTGACGTCCAAGTCTGAAGTATTCAGTTCCAGATGGGGCATGCTGCTCGCCATGCTCGGCATGGCCGTGGGCACTGGCAACATTTGGCGTTTCCCGCGCATCGCAGCGAGCAATGGCGGTGGTTCGTTTCTGGTCGCGTGGGTCGTGTTTCTGCTTGCGTGGTCCGTGCCGCTGTTGATCCTCGAGTTCGCGATGGGAAAGGGGACTCGGCAGGGGGCGATCGGCGCATTCGTGGAGACGCTCGGACCGAAGTTTGCGTGGATGGGCGCGTGGGTCGCCTTTGTGGCGACGGCCATCATGTTCTACTACAGCGTCGTGATGGGTTGGACGATTCGCTTCTTCGTCGGCACGCTAACGGGGGACGTACCAGGAGCTACACCGAGTGCTTTTTGGGACGGATTTCATTCGACCCCTGGAGCCCTGCTTACGCATGTGGTGGCGATGGCGTTGGGAGTGTTCGTCGTATCGCGAGGCGTACGAGGTATCGAGACTGCTGCGAAAGTTCTGATTCCGAGTCTCATCTTCCTGGTGTTCGTACTCACGATCCGTGCGGTCACCCTTCCGGGAGCCGGTGCCGGCTTAGCCTTCCTTTTCACTCCGGACTGGGCCGCGCTGGGTAACTATGAGATCTGGGTCCAGGCACTGACACAGAATGCCTGGGACACGGGAGCTGGCTGGGGGTTGGTGCTCACGTATGCCGTATACATGAGAGCGAACGAGGACACCGCCCTCAACGCTTTTGTAATCGGGTTCGGCAACAATGCGATGTCGCTGCTCGCCGGAATCATGGTGTTATGCACGGTCTTTTCAGTGATGCCCGATGCGGCGAATGAGATCGTGGGTGCCGGCAATGAGGGCCTGACCTTCATTTGGGTGCCGCAGCTCTTCGCCCAGATCCCTGGTGGCCGCTTCTTCCAGGCTTTGTTCTTCTTGGCGCTGGTCTTCGCAGCGTGGACGAGCCTCGTGGCGATGATCGAGCTCGCCAGTCGCGTGTTGATGGACCTCGGGCTCACCCGCGGGCGCGCCATTTCGATCGTTGGCATTTCGGGTGTTCTCTTCGGGATTCCAAGTGCGTTGAAAATTGAGATCTTCCAGAATCAGGATTGGGTCTGGGGCGTGGCCCTTATGGTGGCGGGCTTCTTCTTCGCCTTCGCGGTGTTGCGCTACGGAGTCACGAAGTGGCGGGAGACGTTCATCAATCATGAAGGCTCGGACATCCACATTGGAGCTTGGTGGGACTGGGCGATGCGTCTCGTTGCGGTAGAGGCGGTAGTCCTTGCCGGATGGTGGCTTTGGGGCGCCCGGACCGATGATTTCAATGAGACCTGGACCTTATTCAGTGCTTACAACGTCGGATCCGTGCTAATCCAGTTCGCGATCGTGATCGTGATCTTGCTCCTGGCCAATAACTGGCTGGCAGCCAAGGTCATGGAGAACGGGGTCGATCAGACGGAGTAG
- a CDS encoding metallopeptidase family protein, with product MRFEDFEKTARAAYHEIPEPFKEGIDGLVVSREAIPHPEHPDVFTMGECLTEEHVSDYGSPDTTRSVIALYWGSFERLSRLNDAFNWKDEIWETLTHELRHHLESLAGDEALDAVDYAAEQTFRRDEGQEFDPWYFQSGEQVAQGAYRVESSFYLEQLWTQAEFEGSTDIEFLWNDRLFVIDRPTELGDVHFVWVEGVARGTVSIEVVLVRKRSWWDEARRMLATYRPVVLESKAIARRSRT from the coding sequence ATGCGGTTCGAGGATTTCGAGAAGACAGCGCGGGCCGCATACCACGAAATTCCTGAGCCTTTCAAAGAGGGGATCGACGGGCTCGTCGTGAGCAGAGAGGCCATTCCACATCCGGAACACCCGGATGTCTTTACGATGGGTGAGTGCCTCACCGAGGAGCACGTCTCGGACTACGGGAGTCCGGACACCACCCGTTCTGTGATCGCCCTGTATTGGGGATCCTTCGAGCGTTTATCCAGACTGAACGATGCGTTCAACTGGAAGGATGAGATCTGGGAGACACTCACCCACGAGCTGCGCCACCATCTCGAGTCGTTGGCGGGTGATGAGGCGCTCGATGCTGTGGACTATGCTGCTGAACAGACCTTCAGGCGCGACGAAGGGCAGGAGTTCGATCCCTGGTACTTCCAGAGCGGTGAGCAGGTTGCGCAGGGAGCCTATCGCGTCGAATCGAGCTTCTATCTTGAGCAACTTTGGACTCAGGCCGAATTTGAAGGCTCGACGGATATCGAATTCCTATGGAACGACAGGCTTTTTGTAATCGATCGCCCGACGGAACTAGGGGACGTGCATTTCGTATGGGTCGAGGGTGTCGCCCGTGGAACCGTCTCGATCGAGGTTGTGCTGGTGCGGAAGCGGAGCTGGTGGGACGAGGCTCGACGGATGCTCGCCACCTACCGCCCGGTGGTGCTTGAGTCAAAAGCGATCGCACGGCGCAGTCGGACCTAG
- the carB gene encoding carbamoyl-phosphate synthase large subunit, with amino-acid sequence MPRRDDLETILILGSGPIIIGQACEFDYSGTQAVRALKEEGYRVVLVNSNPATIMTDPDIADRTYIEPITVEWVEKVIDRERPDALLPTMGGQTALNVAMDLSNAGVLEKYGVELIGANAASIEMAEDREKFTEAMHRIGLKVPMGGFAGTIEEALEIVEETGYPAIVRPSYTLGGTGGGISYNREEFREQVRKGLDASPITEVLIDRSYIGWKEYELEVVRDGLDNVIIICSIENFDPMGVHTGDSITVAPAQTLTDVEYQEMRDASIAIIREIGVEAGGCNVQFAVNPADGELLVVEMNPRVSRSSALASKATGFPIARVGAKLAVGFHLHELPNDITKTTPASFEPVLDYVVVKLPRFAFEKFPEVDDTLGVQMKSVGETMAIGRTLRSAWQKGFRGLETGRHGWVVGETLSDDGLDADDHGSLLRGISRPTANRPYQLKRAMLSGITDSEIYEATKIDPWFIDQLRQIIEWEQMYTAADEVSEDLLRRMKREGFSDLQLAELRGEEEADIRQRRWDLGIRPTYNVVDTCAGEFPAATPYYYSSYEDESESEPSDREKIVILGSGPNRIGQGIEFDYCCVQAVLALRDAGYETIMINSNPETVSTDFDVSDKLYFEPLTLEDVLEILHLEKPKGVIVQLGGQTPLKLAQDLEALGAPILGTSVEAIDRAEDRDRFDEVCRKIGARTPNNGIARSEEQAVAVAREIGFPVLVRPSYVLGGRAMRIIYDESALERYFVEAAQASEDHPVLVDSFLEDAFEADVDALCDGTDVVIGGIMQHIEDAGVHSGDSACVLPPYLLSGPVLEEIRDLTRNFALELGVVGLMNVQYAIKNDVVYVLEVNPRASRTIPFVSKATGVPLARLAARIMAGEKLADLNVPEEPPVPGVAVKEAAFPFNRFDVDVLLGPEMRSTGEVMGFDDSFGMAFAKAQISAGNDLPEVGNLIVTVNDADKATVTPILRRFHDLGFTIMATKGTQDYLQRLGVPSERVYKVGENRPNIVDHIVTGDVALLINTPLGKTSQYDDYAMRRAAITYKVPYLTTMSATSAALDALIALKSRAREVCSIQERVASLTSGVGAD; translated from the coding sequence GTGCCAAGACGCGACGACCTAGAGACGATCCTCATCCTGGGCTCTGGACCGATTATCATCGGCCAGGCCTGCGAGTTCGACTATTCCGGTACCCAAGCCGTCCGGGCCCTCAAAGAAGAGGGATACCGAGTGGTTCTGGTGAATTCGAATCCGGCGACGATCATGACCGATCCCGATATCGCGGATCGGACGTATATCGAACCGATTACGGTGGAATGGGTTGAGAAGGTCATTGACCGTGAGCGCCCAGATGCGCTTCTGCCCACCATGGGTGGCCAGACCGCGCTCAATGTCGCCATGGACCTCAGCAACGCCGGGGTGCTGGAGAAGTACGGCGTCGAGTTGATCGGTGCGAACGCGGCTTCCATTGAGATGGCGGAGGACCGCGAGAAGTTCACCGAGGCCATGCATCGCATTGGGCTCAAGGTCCCAATGGGCGGGTTCGCTGGAACGATCGAAGAGGCCTTGGAGATCGTCGAGGAGACCGGATACCCGGCCATCGTGCGTCCATCGTATACGCTTGGTGGAACCGGTGGTGGGATTTCGTACAACCGCGAGGAGTTCCGCGAGCAGGTGCGGAAAGGACTCGACGCGTCACCGATCACAGAAGTGTTGATCGACCGCTCGTATATCGGGTGGAAAGAGTACGAACTCGAAGTCGTTCGGGACGGACTCGACAACGTCATCATCATCTGCTCCATCGAGAATTTCGATCCGATGGGTGTGCACACGGGCGACTCCATCACCGTAGCGCCGGCGCAGACACTCACCGATGTCGAATACCAGGAGATGCGCGACGCCTCCATCGCGATCATCCGGGAGATCGGAGTGGAGGCCGGTGGGTGTAACGTGCAGTTCGCGGTGAACCCTGCCGACGGCGAGCTACTTGTCGTTGAGATGAACCCGCGTGTATCGAGGTCTTCCGCGCTCGCTTCCAAGGCGACCGGATTCCCGATCGCTCGCGTCGGGGCCAAGCTCGCGGTGGGGTTCCATCTCCACGAGTTGCCCAACGACATCACGAAGACGACACCGGCTTCCTTTGAGCCGGTCCTCGACTACGTGGTCGTCAAGTTGCCCCGCTTCGCCTTCGAGAAATTCCCAGAAGTCGACGATACCCTCGGCGTGCAGATGAAGTCTGTAGGCGAGACGATGGCTATTGGGCGTACCCTGCGGAGCGCGTGGCAAAAAGGCTTCCGCGGCCTCGAGACTGGCCGGCACGGATGGGTGGTCGGGGAGACACTTTCCGACGACGGCCTCGATGCGGATGACCATGGATCACTCCTTCGCGGGATCAGCCGGCCCACGGCGAATCGTCCGTACCAACTGAAGCGAGCCATGCTCTCCGGTATCACCGATTCGGAGATTTACGAGGCCACGAAGATCGATCCTTGGTTCATCGACCAACTCCGCCAGATCATCGAGTGGGAGCAGATGTACACCGCTGCGGACGAGGTGTCCGAGGATCTCCTGCGCCGGATGAAACGCGAGGGTTTCTCTGATCTGCAACTGGCTGAACTCAGAGGAGAGGAAGAGGCTGACATTCGGCAACGTCGGTGGGACCTGGGCATCAGGCCCACCTACAATGTGGTCGACACATGCGCTGGCGAGTTTCCAGCGGCGACGCCGTACTACTACTCGTCCTACGAGGACGAGTCGGAGAGTGAGCCGTCGGATCGTGAGAAGATCGTCATCCTCGGCTCGGGTCCGAATCGAATCGGGCAGGGGATCGAGTTCGACTATTGCTGTGTGCAGGCGGTGCTCGCGCTTCGCGATGCCGGGTATGAGACGATCATGATCAACTCGAACCCGGAGACGGTGTCCACAGATTTCGACGTCAGTGACAAGCTCTACTTCGAGCCGCTCACCCTAGAGGACGTGCTCGAGATCTTGCATCTCGAGAAGCCCAAAGGGGTCATCGTACAGCTGGGCGGGCAGACGCCACTCAAGCTAGCCCAGGATCTTGAGGCTCTCGGTGCGCCAATACTGGGGACGTCGGTCGAGGCGATCGATCGTGCCGAAGACAGAGATCGCTTCGACGAAGTCTGCCGGAAAATCGGAGCGCGTACGCCGAACAACGGCATCGCGCGCAGTGAAGAGCAAGCGGTCGCGGTGGCTCGCGAAATCGGATTCCCGGTGCTCGTCCGACCCAGCTACGTGCTTGGTGGCCGAGCCATGCGGATCATCTACGACGAATCTGCACTGGAGCGTTACTTCGTAGAAGCTGCGCAAGCCTCAGAGGATCATCCGGTACTCGTGGATTCGTTCCTGGAGGACGCGTTCGAGGCCGACGTGGACGCATTGTGCGATGGCACAGATGTCGTAATCGGTGGAATCATGCAGCACATCGAGGACGCAGGCGTGCACTCGGGAGACTCGGCCTGTGTGTTGCCGCCGTACCTCCTGTCCGGCCCGGTTCTCGAAGAGATCCGCGATCTCACTAGGAATTTCGCGCTCGAGCTGGGCGTGGTCGGGCTTATGAACGTGCAGTACGCAATTAAGAACGATGTCGTCTACGTACTCGAGGTGAACCCTCGAGCCTCGCGTACCATTCCGTTCGTTTCTAAGGCGACGGGAGTTCCGCTCGCACGTCTCGCTGCTCGAATCATGGCCGGGGAGAAGCTCGCAGACCTCAACGTGCCCGAGGAGCCGCCGGTACCGGGAGTAGCGGTCAAAGAGGCGGCCTTCCCGTTCAACCGCTTCGACGTGGACGTCCTCCTCGGCCCCGAGATGCGGTCGACCGGCGAGGTTATGGGTTTCGACGACTCGTTCGGGATGGCCTTCGCGAAGGCACAGATCTCAGCAGGAAACGACCTGCCCGAGGTGGGCAATCTTATTGTCACGGTGAACGACGCCGACAAAGCAACCGTGACTCCGATCCTGCGTCGTTTCCACGATCTTGGCTTCACGATCATGGCGACCAAGGGGACCCAGGACTATTTGCAGCGATTAGGCGTTCCTTCCGAGCGAGTCTACAAAGTCGGAGAGAATCGGCCGAACATTGTCGATCACATCGTGACCGGGGACGTGGCGTTGTTGATCAACACGCCGCTCGGGAAGACGTCGCAGTACGACGACTACGCCATGCGTCGAGCGGCCATCACCTACAAGGTCCCGTACCTCACCACGATGTCGGCGACATCGGCGGCGTTGGACGCGCTGATCGCGCTCAAGTCACGGGCTCGGGAAGTGTGCTCGATTCAGGAGCGCGTCGCTTCGTTGACATCGGGAGTCGGAGCGGACTGA
- a CDS encoding YtoQ family protein, producing the protein MDVVIYAAGEIHSEWRMELRRQLQSAGVDAELVGPQENHDRSDDVGEAILGKQPDARYRDLMGAQANTLRTRVLMQRADLVVAYFGPKYKQWNTASDAGFALASGLPLVLVRAEEHVHALKELDALATMTVETLEQAAQAIAYIFE; encoded by the coding sequence GTGGACGTGGTGATCTATGCGGCTGGGGAGATCCACTCCGAATGGAGGATGGAGCTCCGACGCCAATTACAGAGCGCGGGAGTCGACGCGGAACTCGTGGGCCCGCAGGAGAATCACGACCGCTCAGATGACGTCGGTGAAGCGATTCTCGGCAAACAGCCCGACGCGCGCTATCGCGACCTCATGGGCGCTCAGGCCAACACGTTGCGTACTCGGGTCTTGATGCAGCGGGCGGACCTCGTGGTCGCATACTTCGGGCCGAAATATAAGCAGTGGAATACCGCCTCGGACGCGGGCTTTGCCCTCGCCTCGGGGCTCCCGCTCGTTCTCGTGCGTGCGGAAGAGCACGTGCACGCTCTAAAGGAACTCGATGCACTCGCGACGATGACCGTCGAGACGCTGGAACAGGCAGCGCAGGCGATCGCGTACATCTTCGAGTAG
- a CDS encoding glycine--tRNA ligase, whose translation MAAADLMDKLVSLAKRRGFVFQSSEIYGGTGSVWDYGSLGVELKRNVKDLWWSSMVHQRDDIEGIDAAILMHPKVWEASGHVDGFTDPLVECSNCHRRFRADMPEVEGGQCPTCGTKDVFGEPRMFNLMFKTFMGPVEDSSATVYIRPETAQGIFVNFLNIQGTARQKVPFGIAQIGKAFRNEITPGNFIFRTREFEQAEMQFFVKPGEDDAAFEEWMDVRMQWHKSLGIREEKLRFHQHGPDELAHYAKNAYDIEYEFPFGWKEFEGIHNRTDFDLARHQEHSGKRLEYIDAPTNERFIPYVIETSMGVDRTVLVLLADAYREEEIGGDTRVMLALHPKMAPIKTAVFPLVKKDGMPEMAHKIMADLRGAAIPSFYDQSGAIGRRYRRQDEIGTPWCITVDGDGLEDGTVTIRDRDTLEQVRVSADQIVGWIRERLV comes from the coding sequence ATGGCTGCCGCCGACCTGATGGACAAGCTCGTCTCACTCGCCAAGCGGCGGGGCTTTGTGTTCCAATCCTCCGAAATCTATGGAGGAACCGGTTCGGTGTGGGACTATGGCTCGCTAGGCGTCGAGCTGAAGCGCAACGTGAAGGACCTTTGGTGGTCTTCGATGGTCCACCAGCGCGACGATATTGAGGGGATCGATGCAGCCATCCTCATGCATCCCAAGGTGTGGGAAGCATCGGGTCATGTGGACGGCTTTACGGACCCTCTCGTCGAGTGCTCCAACTGCCACCGACGCTTTCGAGCCGACATGCCAGAGGTCGAGGGGGGGCAGTGCCCAACGTGTGGTACAAAGGACGTGTTCGGCGAGCCTCGGATGTTCAACCTCATGTTCAAGACCTTCATGGGCCCCGTGGAGGACTCGAGCGCGACGGTGTACATCCGTCCTGAGACAGCCCAGGGGATCTTCGTGAACTTCCTGAACATCCAAGGGACCGCGCGGCAGAAAGTCCCATTCGGGATCGCTCAAATTGGGAAGGCGTTCCGGAACGAGATCACGCCCGGGAATTTCATTTTCCGCACGCGCGAATTCGAACAGGCCGAGATGCAGTTCTTCGTGAAGCCGGGTGAGGACGATGCGGCCTTCGAGGAGTGGATGGATGTGCGCATGCAATGGCATAAGAGCCTTGGCATTCGCGAGGAGAAGCTCCGCTTCCATCAGCATGGGCCTGACGAACTCGCCCACTACGCGAAGAACGCGTACGACATCGAGTACGAATTTCCCTTCGGCTGGAAGGAGTTCGAGGGAATTCACAATCGGACGGACTTCGACCTCGCTCGCCACCAAGAGCACTCAGGGAAGCGACTCGAGTACATCGACGCGCCAACCAACGAGCGGTTCATTCCGTATGTCATCGAGACCTCGATGGGAGTCGACCGCACGGTGCTCGTGCTCTTGGCGGACGCGTACCGCGAGGAAGAGATAGGAGGAGACACACGCGTCATGTTGGCGCTGCACCCCAAAATGGCACCGATCAAGACAGCGGTCTTTCCGTTGGTGAAGAAAGACGGGATGCCTGAGATGGCCCATAAAATCATGGCCGATCTACGAGGGGCAGCCATCCCGTCGTTCTACGACCAGTCTGGCGCGATTGGAAGGCGCTACCGCAGGCAGGACGAGATCGGTACTCCATGGTGCATCACTGTGGATGGCGATGGGCTCGAGGACGGGACCGTCACGATTAGAGATCGCGACACGCTCGAGCAGGTCCGCGTGTCAGCCGACCAGATCGTGGGCTGGATCCGGGAGAGATTGGTCTAG
- the nth gene encoding endonuclease III, translating into MARESKKARVERAGEVFDLLASEYPDAHCELTFADPFQLAVATILSAQTTDVRVNMVTPVLFARYPDAESLANAQQTDVEEIVHTTGFFRNKAKNIIGFARGVMAEHDGEVPKTIAELHALPGVGRKTANVVLGNAFGIDEGVVVDTHIKRLSTLLRLTKEKTPEKIEIDLMGVFPSERWTLLAHLFIWHGRRTCDAKKPRCEACVIAHFCPSSRV; encoded by the coding sequence ATGGCTAGAGAGTCCAAGAAGGCGAGGGTCGAGCGGGCGGGAGAGGTGTTTGATCTCTTGGCCTCAGAATATCCGGATGCACACTGCGAGCTGACGTTCGCAGACCCCTTTCAGTTAGCCGTTGCTACCATCCTGTCTGCGCAGACAACTGACGTGCGCGTGAACATGGTCACTCCGGTCTTGTTTGCGCGGTATCCGGATGCCGAGTCGTTGGCCAATGCGCAGCAGACCGACGTCGAGGAGATCGTGCACACCACAGGCTTCTTCCGGAACAAGGCGAAGAACATCATTGGGTTCGCCCGTGGCGTGATGGCGGAGCACGACGGAGAAGTCCCAAAGACGATCGCGGAGCTCCATGCATTGCCCGGTGTCGGTCGGAAGACGGCCAATGTGGTGCTCGGCAACGCCTTCGGCATCGACGAGGGCGTCGTGGTCGACACTCACATCAAACGACTGTCGACACTGCTCAGGCTCACGAAAGAAAAGACCCCAGAGAAGATTGAAATTGATCTGATGGGAGTCTTTCCGAGCGAGCGTTGGACACTACTGGCGCACCTTTTTATCTGGCACGGGCGCCGTACGTGTGACGCGAAGAAGCCGCGGTGCGAGGCGTGCGTCATTGCCCACTTCTGCCCGTCGTCTCGGGTGTAG
- a CDS encoding M6 family metalloprotease domain-containing protein — MRPRLLVVVALVFGPAASVAQDVEMLGDRYGTEPPAAYYQALAGDPEAFRFAHGRPARMRAQMAAVGNTGPGPLRILGPREGPVTGTYRIPVITGLFADSPEGADLAHSITEVQAAYFGANPGTITDFYSEISGGRITLEGDVQDWTKASFTRAQATGGNSGLSSGTTGAFILQLVIRLKDVDWGLYDNDGPDGMPNSGDDDGFVDALAVIHPTAGAECGGLDKDDRIWSHRWSLRFAAGQAFATTVPAASGGFITIDDYLIQPLFACNEVDLSEIGVFSHELGHAFGLPDLYDTNGSIDGKHAGAGNWDLMSSGSWGCDGNSPESPCHMGAWSKSILGWVDIVTAPAGTDIGTVTLNPVETGGQVYRVDAGDDSGEYFLLENRQRLGYDENLFGEGLLVWHIDPDWVAQKWGGNQVNAFSHRGVWLRQADGRDDLGKPGSGRGDDDDPFPWIGNTQENRVFHAGSRPAATSLAGTPTGLTLVDITTSGDDVSFRLLTRFSQVSMRADGSDPGSSVFTVDGSPVASSSHVFTSAPFVKHRFQAVPGEELSQGIRRPFVGWDDDATAKADRMIETPLQDAEYVARYAGRQAQLDLGLLGGVEGVEPGLFQTQPASEDLWFEEGETVSVEAVATTGFGFLEWTGALAGQPNPATVGMAAPVSGGARFELTYAVPTTPVSFPAATTLDLRLEAVDGTAPVVWVVTEGVLPEGVAMDPFGHITGAALDLGAFPITVRATDARGLQATGQLVLDVAGPGIPVDQLASFFLGVGAPLNALQVSFLDRQGNQSGGYDLGDLRAWVLANPTLPFTARQRGILGVGTIVVLTKPSVREGGR, encoded by the coding sequence ATGCGCCCACGCCTCCTCGTCGTCGTAGCTCTCGTTTTTGGTCCGGCTGCTTCGGTTGCGCAGGACGTCGAGATGTTGGGAGATCGCTACGGGACAGAGCCGCCTGCGGCATACTACCAGGCACTCGCAGGGGACCCCGAGGCCTTCCGCTTCGCCCATGGACGTCCGGCGCGGATGCGTGCTCAGATGGCGGCCGTCGGGAACACAGGGCCAGGCCCACTCCGCATTCTCGGCCCTCGCGAAGGACCTGTGACAGGGACCTATCGAATCCCGGTGATTACGGGGCTCTTCGCAGACTCACCTGAGGGCGCCGACTTGGCCCACAGCATCACCGAAGTGCAGGCCGCGTATTTTGGGGCGAACCCCGGCACGATCACAGATTTCTATTCAGAGATCTCCGGCGGACGGATCACTCTCGAAGGTGATGTCCAGGACTGGACCAAAGCGTCGTTCACTCGGGCTCAGGCAACTGGGGGGAACAGTGGTTTGTCGTCGGGCACGACCGGAGCCTTCATCCTCCAGCTTGTCATTCGGCTCAAGGACGTGGATTGGGGCCTCTACGACAACGATGGCCCGGACGGGATGCCCAACTCGGGGGATGACGACGGTTTCGTCGACGCATTGGCCGTAATCCACCCGACGGCAGGGGCCGAATGCGGAGGCTTAGACAAGGACGATCGGATTTGGTCACACCGGTGGAGCCTCCGTTTCGCGGCAGGGCAAGCCTTCGCCACAACCGTCCCCGCTGCGAGCGGAGGATTCATCACGATCGACGACTATCTGATTCAGCCTCTCTTTGCCTGCAACGAGGTCGACCTAAGCGAGATCGGGGTCTTCTCCCACGAGTTGGGGCACGCGTTTGGCCTACCCGATCTCTATGACACAAACGGATCGATCGATGGCAAACACGCGGGTGCCGGGAACTGGGACCTCATGTCCTCCGGCTCGTGGGGTTGTGATGGCAATAGTCCCGAGAGCCCCTGTCACATGGGCGCGTGGAGCAAGTCAATTTTGGGCTGGGTGGACATCGTGACCGCTCCGGCCGGTACCGACATTGGTACCGTCACACTCAACCCGGTCGAAACCGGTGGGCAGGTCTATCGCGTCGACGCTGGTGACGATTCAGGTGAGTATTTTCTGCTCGAGAACCGACAGCGACTTGGGTACGACGAGAATCTCTTCGGGGAGGGCCTGTTGGTCTGGCACATCGACCCCGATTGGGTCGCGCAGAAGTGGGGTGGTAACCAAGTCAACGCCTTTTCGCACCGTGGTGTGTGGTTGCGTCAGGCCGACGGCCGCGACGACTTGGGCAAGCCCGGTAGTGGCCGTGGCGACGACGACGATCCCTTCCCGTGGATCGGCAACACTCAAGAGAACAGAGTCTTCCATGCGGGCTCACGGCCGGCGGCGACGTCGCTGGCTGGAACGCCCACGGGGCTGACTCTTGTCGACATCACGACTTCTGGGGACGACGTGAGCTTCCGCCTCCTGACGCGCTTCTCTCAAGTGTCGATGCGTGCGGACGGTAGTGATCCGGGGTCGAGTGTGTTTACCGTCGATGGGTCACCGGTGGCTTCTTCATCCCACGTGTTTACCTCAGCCCCGTTCGTGAAGCACCGTTTCCAGGCTGTGCCTGGAGAGGAATTGTCACAAGGGATCCGACGTCCCTTCGTGGGCTGGGATGACGACGCGACTGCCAAGGCAGACCGTATGATCGAAACCCCGCTCCAGGACGCCGAGTACGTGGCGCGGTATGCCGGCCGCCAGGCCCAACTGGACCTTGGACTCTTGGGTGGGGTGGAAGGCGTCGAGCCTGGGCTCTTCCAGACACAGCCGGCTTCGGAAGACCTTTGGTTCGAAGAGGGCGAAACCGTGAGTGTCGAAGCTGTCGCCACCACTGGCTTTGGCTTTCTCGAATGGACGGGGGCGCTAGCAGGCCAGCCCAATCCTGCCACGGTCGGGATGGCCGCGCCGGTGTCCGGCGGGGCACGATTCGAGCTCACGTATGCCGTCCCGACCACTCCGGTGTCGTTTCCGGCTGCTACGACGCTGGACCTCAGGCTTGAAGCTGTAGACGGGACGGCTCCCGTCGTGTGGGTGGTCACAGAGGGCGTCCTCCCGGAAGGGGTGGCCATGGACCCATTCGGACACATCACAGGGGCGGCACTCGACCTGGGCGCCTTCCCAATCACGGTGCGGGCGACGGATGCGAGAGGCCTTCAGGCCACGGGGCAGCTCGTGCTCGACGTCGCTGGCCCTGGGATCCCTGTGGATCAGCTTGCGTCGTTCTTCCTGGGGGTCGGTGCTCCCCTCAATGCCCTTCAGGTCAGCTTCCTCGACCGGCAGGGCAACCAGAGTGGGGGGTACGACCTCGGTGATCTTCGCGCATGGGTTTTGGCGAACCCGACCCTACCTTTCACTGCACGCCAACGCGGTATTCTCGGTGTTGGGACGATCGTCGTGCTGACGAAGCCCAGTGTCAGGGAGGGCGGACGATGA